Proteins from a single region of Amycolatopsis sp. CA-230715:
- a CDS encoding GNAT family N-acetyltransferase — MPVTIRRVRESDVDAVVGMVHDLAEFEKAPQDCHLTAPQLHTALFGDSPALFGHIAEAGGQVVGFTLWFLNFSTWNGVHGIYLEDLYVRQQARGSGAGKALMTELAKLCAERGYSRLEWSVLNWNPAIEFYRSLGAVPMDEWSVYRLDGEPLRALAGEV; from the coding sequence ATGCCAGTAACGATCCGGCGCGTCCGCGAGTCCGATGTGGACGCCGTGGTGGGCATGGTGCACGACCTCGCCGAGTTCGAAAAGGCGCCGCAGGACTGCCACCTGACCGCGCCCCAGCTGCACACGGCGCTGTTCGGCGACTCCCCCGCGCTGTTCGGGCACATCGCCGAGGCCGGCGGCCAAGTCGTCGGCTTCACCTTGTGGTTCCTGAACTTCTCCACCTGGAACGGTGTGCACGGCATCTACCTGGAGGACCTCTACGTCCGCCAGCAGGCGCGGGGCAGCGGCGCGGGCAAGGCGCTGATGACCGAACTCGCGAAGCTGTGCGCCGAACGCGGCTACTCGCGGCTGGAGTGGTCGGTGCTGAACTGGAATCCGGCGATCGAGTTCTACCGTTCGCTCGGCGCGGTGCCGATGGACGAGTGGAGCGTGTACCGCCTCGACGGCGAACCGCTGCGCGCGCTCGCGGGCGAGGTCTAG
- a CDS encoding acid phosphatase, which translates to MDHLLYLLRHGQTEWSVNGRHTGRTDLPLTDEGEDEARAAGETLAKLRHGPALVLASPRTRAVKTAALAGLDVDETTEQLAEWDYGDYEGVTTDQIRETVPGWTVWTHPIPGGESARQVTARADEVLAKAREALADSDVVLVGHGHFSRVLIARWLGLPATSGVHFGLSSAGVSVLGDERGEPRIEHLNIPPL; encoded by the coding sequence GTGGATCACCTGCTCTACCTGCTCCGGCACGGCCAGACCGAATGGTCGGTGAACGGACGGCACACCGGCCGGACCGACCTCCCGCTGACCGACGAGGGCGAGGACGAAGCGCGCGCGGCCGGGGAAACCCTGGCGAAGCTGCGGCACGGCCCCGCGCTCGTCCTGGCCAGCCCGCGCACGCGCGCGGTGAAGACCGCCGCGCTCGCCGGGCTCGATGTGGACGAGACCACCGAGCAGCTCGCCGAATGGGACTACGGCGACTACGAGGGCGTCACCACCGACCAGATCCGCGAAACGGTGCCCGGCTGGACCGTGTGGACGCACCCGATCCCCGGCGGCGAGAGCGCGCGGCAGGTGACGGCGCGCGCGGACGAAGTGCTCGCCAAGGCACGCGAAGCACTGGCGGACTCCGACGTCGTCCTCGTCGGGCACGGTCACTTCAGCCGGGTCTTGATCGCCCGCTGGCTCGGCCTGCCAGCCACCTCCGGTGTCCACTTCGGACTGTCGTCGGCCGGGGTGAGCGTGCTCGGGGACGAGCGCGGCGAACCGCGGATCGAACACCTCAACATCCCGCCGCTCTAG
- a CDS encoding hotdog fold domain-containing protein: MANSTYGLWERLSRVPGGRRLFSAAMCLRVPYFGTVLPHVREIRPGRCEVSAPKWWGVHNHIGTFHAIAACNLAEIAMGMLAEATVPPTHRWLPKGMTVEYVAKAGSGLRAVAELPEIPEFTDEGFALSVPVTIRDKRGEAVVTGVITIWVTRRRG; this comes from the coding sequence ATGGCGAACTCGACATACGGCCTGTGGGAGCGGCTCTCGCGGGTGCCGGGTGGGCGAAGGCTGTTCTCGGCCGCGATGTGCCTGCGTGTGCCGTACTTCGGCACCGTGCTGCCGCACGTGCGGGAGATCCGGCCGGGCCGCTGCGAGGTCAGCGCGCCGAAGTGGTGGGGTGTGCACAACCACATCGGCACCTTCCACGCGATCGCGGCGTGCAACCTCGCGGAGATCGCGATGGGCATGCTCGCCGAGGCGACCGTGCCGCCGACGCACCGGTGGCTGCCGAAGGGGATGACCGTCGAGTACGTCGCGAAGGCGGGCAGCGGCCTGCGCGCGGTCGCGGAACTGCCGGAAATTCCCGAATTCACCGATGAGGGATTCGCGTTGTCGGTACCGGTGACGATTCGGGACAAGCGCGGCGAAGCCGTCGTGACGGGCGTGATCACGATCTGGGTCACTCGGCGCCGGGGGTAG
- a CDS encoding GMC oxidoreductase has translation MRRMPSPFSRRRFLGLAALNSAAALGLTSISVPAARANEKTASLPEFSPAVVIGTGYGAAATALRLGEAGVPTVMLEMGQLWDTAGTDGKVFCPMLSPDERSMWFKDRTEAPLASFLWLDLANHDIRRHAGVLDRVHFGDMSVYLGRGVGGGSLVNGAMAVTPRRDYFEEILPEVDADEMYGRYFPRANAALGMNQVDRAWFEKCRSYGYARVSRKAAAKAGFKTAFVPSVYDFEYLKAEEAGTVPRSALASEVIYGNNHGKRSLDKTYLAAALGTGHVRIHTLHEVREILRQPDGTYTLVVRESDADGTVLATRHIGAKHLFLGAGSLGTTELLLRARETGRLPELSEEVGEGWGTNGNVMLGRANHVWDTTGSLQSGMPALGIDNWDDPEHPVFAEIAPVPAGLETWVSLYLAITKNPERGRFRYDPASDSAKLSWTVDQGQPSIDAAKALFDKINRANRTIYRRDLFGDTRPFENRFTYHPLGGAVLGKATDPHGRVKGAPNLYVTDGSLIPGSTGVNPFVTITALAERNIDRVLAEDVLR, from the coding sequence ATGCGTCGCATGCCCTCCCCCTTCTCCCGCAGGCGTTTCCTCGGCCTCGCCGCGCTCAATTCGGCCGCCGCGCTCGGACTGACGTCCATTTCGGTCCCCGCCGCGCGCGCCAACGAGAAAACGGCGTCGCTGCCCGAGTTTTCCCCCGCCGTCGTGATCGGCACCGGGTACGGCGCCGCGGCGACCGCGTTGCGGTTAGGGGAGGCGGGCGTGCCCACGGTCATGCTCGAAATGGGGCAGCTCTGGGACACCGCGGGCACCGACGGCAAGGTCTTCTGCCCGATGCTCTCGCCCGACGAGCGGTCGATGTGGTTCAAGGACCGCACCGAGGCGCCGCTGGCCTCGTTCCTGTGGCTCGACCTGGCGAACCACGACATCCGCAGGCACGCGGGCGTGCTCGACCGCGTGCACTTCGGTGACATGTCGGTCTACCTCGGGCGCGGTGTCGGCGGCGGCTCGCTGGTGAACGGCGCGATGGCCGTGACCCCGCGGCGCGACTACTTCGAGGAGATCCTGCCCGAGGTCGACGCGGACGAGATGTACGGCAGGTACTTCCCGCGCGCCAACGCCGCGCTCGGCATGAACCAGGTGGACAGGGCGTGGTTCGAGAAATGCCGTTCGTACGGCTACGCCAGGGTTTCGCGGAAGGCGGCGGCGAAGGCGGGGTTCAAGACCGCGTTCGTGCCGAGCGTCTACGACTTCGAGTACCTGAAGGCGGAAGAGGCGGGCACCGTGCCGCGCTCGGCGCTCGCGTCGGAGGTCATCTACGGCAACAACCACGGCAAGCGCTCGCTCGACAAGACCTACCTCGCGGCGGCGCTGGGCACCGGGCACGTGCGGATCCACACGCTGCACGAGGTCCGGGAGATCCTGCGCCAGCCCGACGGCACCTACACCCTCGTCGTCCGCGAGAGCGACGCCGACGGCACGGTGCTCGCGACCAGGCACATCGGCGCGAAGCACCTGTTCCTCGGCGCGGGCAGCCTCGGCACCACGGAACTGCTGCTGCGCGCCCGCGAAACCGGGCGGCTGCCGGAACTGTCCGAAGAGGTCGGCGAGGGCTGGGGCACCAACGGCAACGTCATGCTGGGCCGCGCGAACCACGTCTGGGACACCACCGGCAGCCTGCAGTCCGGCATGCCCGCGCTGGGCATCGACAACTGGGACGATCCGGAGCACCCGGTGTTCGCCGAGATCGCGCCGGTGCCCGCCGGGCTCGAAACCTGGGTGAGCCTGTACCTCGCGATCACGAAGAACCCCGAGCGCGGCCGGTTCCGCTACGACCCCGCGAGCGATTCGGCCAAGCTGTCGTGGACGGTCGACCAGGGCCAGCCGTCGATCGACGCGGCGAAGGCGCTGTTCGACAAGATCAACAGGGCGAACCGGACGATCTACCGGCGCGACCTGTTCGGCGACACGCGGCCGTTCGAGAACCGGTTCACCTACCACCCGCTCGGCGGCGCGGTGCTGGGCAAGGCCACCGATCCGCACGGCAGGGTCAAGGGCGCGCCGAACCTGTACGTCACTGACGGCTCGCTGATCCCCGGCAGCACCGGGGTGAACCCGTTCGTCACCATCACCGCGCTGGCCGAGCGCAACATCGACCGCGTACTGGCCGAAGACGTCCTCCGCTAG
- a CDS encoding Lrp/AsnC family transcriptional regulator, with protein sequence MERPLDDTDWRILAELQADGRLSYSELGRRISLSPPSVAERVRRLEEAGVISAYRAEVDARRAGYPFVAFVELQCAPNRCLLKTSVSGDYPEVVEVHKLSGDHCTMLRVRAASLDHLEGIFERIGKHGEIRTSMVLSTQYEDRPVEPVAAEYLRATPSEGWRKR encoded by the coding sequence ATGGAAAGACCCCTGGACGACACCGACTGGCGCATCCTCGCGGAGCTGCAGGCCGACGGCAGGCTGTCCTACTCCGAACTGGGCAGGCGGATCTCGCTCTCGCCGCCGTCGGTCGCCGAACGCGTGCGGCGGCTGGAGGAAGCCGGGGTGATCAGCGCCTACCGTGCCGAGGTCGACGCCCGCCGCGCCGGGTACCCGTTCGTCGCGTTCGTGGAACTGCAGTGCGCCCCGAACCGGTGCCTGCTGAAGACCAGCGTCTCCGGCGACTACCCCGAGGTGGTCGAGGTGCACAAGCTCAGCGGCGACCACTGCACGATGCTGCGGGTGCGCGCGGCCTCGCTCGACCACCTCGAAGGCATCTTCGAGCGCATCGGAAAGCACGGGGAGATCCGCACGTCGATGGTGCTTTCGACGCAGTACGAGGACCGCCCCGTCGAACCGGTGGCCGCCGAGTACCTGCGCGCCACCCCGAGTGAGGGCTGGCGCAAGCGCTAG
- a CDS encoding MFS transporter — MTSPVSPPVALPVPVPVRRRAVFALCAGVTMMNTAMLAATTAGSLIASDEAGPGFSGLPNAAGVLGTATGALLSGRLTARVGRRAALFRTFSTAVLGALITVAGALTTSLLVLLAGMVLLGVGNAGAQLSRYAAAELYPDGRQGTGLAMVVWAGTAGALAGPVVLDPAAGAAAANGLPSLSGPVVVAVLVTLAAVAFTALLPRARALTGTTARSHGGFGALRRREVRVPLTAMVAAHLAMVTLMTMTPLQLHEHGHDLSTVGWVLAAHLIGMFALAPLSGKVVDRWGARIAIVAGIGVLAMAAALATAAPEAHRSGVPVAMFLLGYGWNLMFVGGSALLGTVLAPEERARSQGAVDALVWGGAGVASLLAGPVFGWGGYPVVAVLSGLVALVPLAFLFRRQPAAARSAS; from the coding sequence ATGACCTCGCCAGTGTCCCCGCCGGTGGCCCTTCCCGTGCCCGTTCCGGTCCGTCGCCGCGCGGTTTTCGCGCTGTGCGCGGGCGTGACGATGATGAACACCGCGATGCTCGCCGCGACCACGGCTGGGTCGCTGATCGCCAGTGACGAAGCCGGGCCGGGGTTCAGCGGCCTGCCGAACGCGGCGGGGGTGCTCGGCACGGCGACCGGCGCGCTGCTGTCCGGACGGCTCACCGCCCGCGTCGGCAGGCGCGCCGCGCTGTTCAGGACGTTTTCCACCGCGGTGCTCGGCGCGCTGATCACCGTCGCCGGCGCGCTCACCACGAGCCTGCTGGTGCTGCTGGCCGGCATGGTGCTGCTGGGCGTCGGCAACGCGGGCGCCCAGCTGTCCCGCTACGCCGCGGCCGAGCTGTACCCCGACGGCAGGCAGGGCACCGGCCTGGCGATGGTGGTGTGGGCGGGGACCGCGGGCGCGCTGGCCGGGCCGGTGGTGCTGGACCCGGCCGCGGGCGCGGCGGCGGCGAACGGCCTGCCGTCGCTGTCCGGGCCGGTCGTGGTGGCGGTGCTGGTGACGCTCGCGGCGGTCGCGTTCACCGCGCTCCTGCCGCGAGCGCGTGCGCTGACCGGCACGACCGCCCGGTCGCACGGCGGATTCGGCGCGCTGCGCCGCCGCGAGGTCCGCGTGCCGCTGACCGCGATGGTGGCCGCGCACCTGGCGATGGTCACCCTGATGACGATGACCCCGCTGCAGCTCCACGAGCACGGCCACGATCTGAGCACGGTCGGCTGGGTGCTCGCCGCGCACCTGATCGGGATGTTCGCGCTGGCGCCGCTTTCGGGCAAGGTAGTGGACCGGTGGGGCGCGCGGATCGCGATCGTCGCGGGCATCGGCGTGCTCGCGATGGCGGCGGCGCTCGCGACGGCCGCGCCGGAGGCGCACCGCTCCGGTGTCCCGGTGGCGATGTTCCTGCTCGGCTACGGCTGGAACCTGATGTTCGTCGGGGGCAGCGCGCTGCTCGGCACCGTGCTGGCGCCCGAGGAGCGCGCCAGGTCGCAGGGTGCCGTCGACGCGCTGGTGTGGGGCGGCGCGGGGGTGGCGAGCCTGCTCGCCGGGCCCGTGTTCGGCTGGGGCGGGTACCCGGTGGTCGCGGTGCTGTCCGGGCTCGTCGCGCTGGTGCCGCTCGCGTTCCTGTTCCGGCGTCAGCCCGCGGCGGCGCGCAGCGCTTCGTAG
- a CDS encoding dTDP-4-dehydrorhamnose 3,5-epimerase family protein: protein MHVRPLSVSGCHEFTPRVFPDHRGLFVAPFQESALTETLGHPLHLAQTNHSRSRRGTIRGLHFADTPPGQAKYVYCSSGSMIDIVVDVRVGSPTFGQWDSVRLDTVDYRAIYVAEGIAHGFVALEDDTAMTYLCSTGYNPGGEHGITPFDESLNLPWPTAFEHVLSEKDRTAPTLAEAEKAGILPKYEDCLAHYEALRAAAG, encoded by the coding sequence ATGCACGTACGCCCCCTGTCGGTTTCCGGTTGCCACGAATTCACCCCGCGGGTGTTTCCCGATCACCGAGGCCTTTTCGTCGCGCCATTTCAGGAATCGGCGCTGACCGAGACGCTCGGGCACCCGCTCCACCTCGCGCAGACGAACCACAGCCGTTCCCGCCGCGGCACCATTCGCGGCCTGCACTTCGCCGACACGCCGCCCGGCCAGGCCAAGTACGTCTACTGCTCGAGCGGGTCGATGATCGACATCGTGGTCGACGTGCGGGTCGGCTCGCCGACCTTCGGCCAGTGGGACTCGGTCCGGCTCGACACGGTCGACTACCGCGCCATCTACGTCGCGGAGGGGATCGCGCACGGGTTCGTGGCGCTCGAGGACGACACCGCGATGACCTACCTGTGCTCCACCGGCTACAACCCGGGCGGCGAACACGGCATCACCCCGTTCGACGAGTCGCTGAACCTGCCGTGGCCGACGGCGTTCGAGCACGTTCTGTCCGAAAAGGACAGAACAGCGCCGACGCTGGCGGAGGCGGAGAAGGCGGGCATCCTGCCGAAGTACGAGGACTGCCTCGCGCACTACGAAGCGCTGCGCGCCGCCGCGGGCTGA
- a CDS encoding NAD(P)-dependent malic enzyme, which yields MNDTAAPVTDEEIFGGHEGGKLSVAATRPIADPRDLSIAYTPGVAKVSRAIASDAVLAQRYTWADRLVAVVSDGTAVLGLGDIGASASLPVMEGKAVLFKTFGGLDSIPLVLDTTDVDEIVETLVRLRPSFGAVNLEDISAPRCFELEDKLKEALDCPVMHDDQHGTAIVALAALRGANLVLDRDIAAERVVISGAGAAGVACARILQAAGVADVTVLDSKGIIHAGRAGLNPIKEQLAATTNSSGLTGGLAEALRGADVFLGLSGATIDESLLGAMADDAIVFALSNPDPEVHPEVAAKYARIVATGRSDFPNQINNVLAFPGVFRGALDAGARAITENMKLAAADAIVAVASDDLGPDRIVPSALDPRVAPEVAAAVAKAAANDGVAQQ from the coding sequence ATGAACGACACCGCCGCGCCGGTGACCGACGAGGAGATCTTCGGTGGCCACGAGGGCGGCAAGCTCTCGGTGGCGGCGACCCGGCCGATCGCGGACCCCCGCGACCTGTCGATCGCCTACACGCCCGGCGTGGCGAAGGTCAGCCGCGCCATCGCCTCCGACGCCGTGCTCGCGCAGCGCTACACCTGGGCCGACCGGCTGGTGGCCGTCGTCAGCGACGGCACCGCGGTGCTCGGCCTCGGCGACATCGGCGCCAGCGCGTCGCTGCCGGTGATGGAGGGCAAGGCGGTGCTGTTCAAGACCTTCGGCGGGCTTGACTCGATCCCGCTGGTGCTCGACACCACCGACGTCGACGAGATCGTCGAGACGCTGGTCCGGCTGCGGCCGTCGTTCGGCGCGGTGAACCTCGAGGACATCTCGGCGCCGCGGTGCTTCGAGCTGGAGGACAAGCTCAAGGAAGCGCTCGACTGCCCGGTCATGCACGACGACCAGCACGGCACCGCGATCGTCGCGCTCGCGGCGCTGCGCGGGGCGAACCTGGTGCTCGACCGCGACATCGCCGCCGAGCGCGTGGTCATTTCGGGCGCGGGCGCGGCCGGGGTCGCGTGCGCCAGGATCCTGCAGGCGGCGGGCGTGGCCGATGTCACCGTGCTCGACTCGAAGGGCATCATCCACGCCGGGCGCGCCGGGCTGAACCCGATCAAGGAGCAGCTCGCCGCGACCACGAACTCTTCCGGGCTGACCGGCGGGCTCGCCGAAGCGCTGCGCGGCGCCGACGTGTTCCTCGGCCTCTCCGGCGCCACGATCGACGAATCGCTGCTCGGCGCCATGGCCGACGACGCGATCGTGTTCGCGCTGTCCAATCCGGACCCGGAGGTGCACCCGGAGGTCGCCGCGAAGTACGCGCGGATCGTGGCCACCGGCCGCAGCGACTTCCCGAACCAGATCAACAACGTGCTGGCGTTCCCCGGCGTCTTCCGCGGCGCGCTCGACGCGGGCGCGCGGGCGATCACGGAGAACATGAAGCTGGCCGCGGCGGACGCGATCGTCGCGGTGGCTTCCGACGACCTCGGCCCGGACCGGATCGTGCCGAGCGCGCTCGACCCGCGCGTGGCACCCGAGGTCGCCGCCGCGGTGGCGAAGGCGGCCGCCAACGACGGCGTCGCGCAGCAGTAG
- a CDS encoding bis-aminopropyl spermidine synthase family protein, with amino-acid sequence MSQLEQVLASHGVHTRPLRLAVTLLCHGWQRFDDLVRTTAAPRRSIEELLTALGEDLERDTHALRIRPGSVARYERFRTVDPPDASLAENRELLARVARYVDGVPPPLPALDHVQATAETVLRRALWLDERYDLARTRLLFLGDHDLTSLAVRALRPDARLTVVDLDERVLEYLDSVSGRTITTVHADLRVGLPPAVAASADLVFSDPPYTPEGMGLFAANGVRALADPPLGRIVLAYGYSTRHPALGAQVQRELASLGLTFEAILPDFHRYHGAEAIGSAADLYVCQPTARAKKVKARKGGIYTHGPQSVETRGTRPALLAKLTEIAGAGAEIRAADWSASGAPASAVAVDLTADPGPWLLRVLLATNADRLAVLVPNAHPDLGDAEAQASLSALVAGKYRLRFLRSTPDNKHAVVVATAVESPVDLLLKAHARLGNVLTDRFSDVHAYRLIDLPRHRIAALVSEL; translated from the coding sequence ATGAGCCAATTGGAGCAGGTACTGGCGAGCCACGGCGTCCACACGCGACCGCTGCGGCTCGCGGTCACCCTGCTCTGCCACGGCTGGCAGCGGTTCGACGATCTGGTCCGTACCACCGCCGCACCCCGCCGCAGCATCGAAGAACTGCTGACGGCACTGGGGGAAGACCTCGAACGCGACACGCATGCGCTGCGCATCCGCCCCGGCTCCGTGGCCCGCTACGAACGTTTTCGAACGGTCGACCCGCCGGATGCTTCGCTGGCGGAAAACCGCGAACTGCTCGCGCGTGTCGCGCGGTACGTCGACGGCGTGCCGCCGCCGCTGCCCGCGCTCGACCACGTGCAGGCGACCGCGGAAACCGTGCTGCGCAGGGCGTTGTGGCTCGACGAGCGCTACGACCTCGCCCGCACGCGGCTGCTGTTCCTCGGCGACCACGACCTGACTTCGCTCGCGGTGCGCGCGCTGCGCCCCGACGCGCGGCTGACCGTGGTCGACCTCGACGAGCGGGTCCTCGAATACCTCGATTCGGTTTCCGGGCGCACCATCACCACGGTGCACGCGGATCTGCGCGTCGGCCTGCCGCCCGCGGTCGCCGCGAGCGCGGACCTGGTGTTCAGCGATCCGCCCTACACGCCCGAAGGAATGGGCCTGTTCGCCGCGAACGGCGTGCGCGCGCTCGCGGACCCGCCGCTGGGCAGGATCGTGCTGGCCTACGGGTACAGCACCCGGCACCCGGCGCTCGGCGCGCAGGTGCAGCGCGAACTCGCGTCGCTCGGGCTCACCTTCGAAGCGATTTTGCCCGATTTCCACCGCTATCACGGCGCCGAAGCGATCGGCAGCGCGGCGGACCTCTACGTGTGCCAGCCGACCGCGCGCGCGAAGAAGGTCAAAGCCAGGAAAGGCGGGATCTACACGCACGGCCCGCAGTCGGTGGAAACGCGCGGCACGCGTCCCGCACTGCTCGCGAAGCTGACCGAAATCGCCGGTGCGGGCGCGGAAATCCGCGCCGCCGACTGGTCGGCGTCCGGCGCGCCCGCTTCCGCCGTCGCCGTCGATCTCACCGCCGATCCCGGCCCGTGGCTGCTGCGCGTGCTGCTGGCGACGAACGCGGACCGGCTCGCCGTGCTCGTGCCGAACGCGCACCCCGATCTCGGCGACGCCGAAGCGCAAGCGTCGCTGAGCGCGCTCGTCGCGGGCAAGTACCGGCTGCGGTTCCTGCGCAGCACCCCGGACAACAAGCACGCCGTCGTCGTCGCCACCGCCGTCGAGTCGCCAGTGGACCTGTTACTGAAGGCGCACGCGCGGCTCGGGAACGTCCTCACCGACCGCTTTTCGGACGTGCACGCCTACCGGCTCATCGACCTGCCCCGGCACCGGATCGCCGCCCTCGTCTCCGAACTGTGA
- a CDS encoding ABC transporter ATP-binding protein, producing the protein MAIQFQNVTKRYPDGTVAVDDLNLTVEDGTITVFVGPSGCGKTTSLRTINRMVEPTSGTVLLDGKDIRDSDPALLRRGIGYVIQHAGLFPHRTVLNNVATVPLLSGWDKAKARKRAAELLDVVGLPAELGKRYPAQLSGGQQQRVGVARALAADSPVLLMDEPFSAVDPIVREELQDELLRLQSQLGKTIVFVTHDIDEAVRLGDKIAVMRVGGKLAQYGTPSEVLRSPVDDFVASFVGKDRGYRGLSFLSSAGVVVSPVEKIVVGRAVPEEGEGWQLAVNEAGEPRGWLPPGSTVDGELAETDLVAGGSLYTEGAPIRGALDAALSSPASLGVVVDGDGKVTGTVTAHQVLDVIENPQGADHG; encoded by the coding sequence GTGGCAATCCAGTTCCAGAACGTGACCAAGCGGTACCCGGACGGGACGGTCGCGGTCGACGATCTGAACCTCACCGTCGAGGACGGCACCATCACCGTCTTCGTCGGTCCGTCCGGGTGCGGCAAGACGACATCGCTGCGCACCATCAACCGGATGGTCGAACCGACCTCGGGCACCGTGCTGCTCGACGGCAAGGACATCCGTGACTCCGACCCGGCGCTACTGCGCCGCGGCATCGGCTACGTCATCCAGCACGCCGGGCTCTTTCCACATAGGACGGTCCTGAACAACGTGGCCACCGTGCCGCTGCTGTCCGGCTGGGACAAGGCGAAGGCGCGCAAGCGCGCGGCGGAGCTGCTCGACGTCGTCGGCCTGCCGGCCGAGCTGGGGAAGCGTTACCCCGCCCAGCTTTCCGGCGGCCAGCAGCAGCGCGTCGGCGTGGCGCGCGCGCTCGCCGCGGACTCGCCGGTGCTGCTGATGGACGAGCCGTTCTCCGCGGTCGACCCGATCGTGCGCGAGGAGCTGCAGGACGAACTGCTTCGCTTGCAGTCGCAGCTGGGCAAGACGATCGTGTTCGTCACGCACGACATCGACGAAGCGGTGCGGCTCGGCGACAAGATCGCGGTCATGCGCGTCGGCGGGAAGCTCGCGCAGTACGGCACGCCGTCCGAGGTGCTCCGCAGTCCGGTCGACGACTTCGTGGCCTCGTTCGTCGGCAAGGACCGGGGCTACCGCGGCCTTTCCTTCCTTTCCTCGGCGGGCGTGGTGGTCAGCCCGGTGGAAAAGATCGTGGTCGGCCGTGCTGTGCCGGAGGAGGGCGAAGGCTGGCAGCTCGCGGTGAACGAAGCGGGCGAGCCGCGCGGCTGGCTCCCACCCGGGTCCACTGTGGACGGAGAGCTGGCGGAGACCGATCTCGTCGCGGGCGGCTCGCTCTACACCGAGGGCGCCCCGATCCGCGGCGCGCTCGACGCCGCGCTGTCCTCGCCCGCGAGCCTCGGCGTCGTGGTGGACGGCGACGGCAAGGTCACCGGAACCGTTACCGCGCACCAGGTGCTGGACGTGATCGAAAATCCGCAAGGCGCCGACCATGGGTGA
- a CDS encoding ABC transporter permease has protein sequence MGDFFDELGRYLGSGNSRAQLFADLGEHVYLALLPLVLGIVLAIALGWLGNRFKSARNVLMVVSNLLYTIPSLALFVVIPGVIGTKILDSVNVVVALTIYTTALLVRPVLDALDAVPQHVVAAATAVGYRPARRFFGVELPLSVPVLAAGVRVASVSNISLVSVGALIGTGGLGVLFTDGFQREYFSPIVVGIVLTLLLALIVDLLLVGLKKLLTPWDGAALAPAKEMAT, from the coding sequence ATGGGTGATTTCTTCGACGAGCTCGGCCGCTACCTCGGCAGCGGAAACAGCCGGGCGCAGCTGTTCGCCGATCTCGGTGAGCACGTCTACCTCGCGCTGCTGCCGCTCGTGCTGGGCATCGTGCTGGCGATCGCGCTCGGCTGGCTCGGGAACCGCTTCAAATCCGCGCGGAACGTGCTGATGGTGGTGTCGAACCTGCTCTACACCATTCCGTCGCTGGCGTTGTTCGTGGTGATCCCCGGCGTCATCGGGACCAAGATCCTGGACAGCGTCAACGTCGTCGTGGCGCTGACCATCTACACCACCGCGCTGCTCGTCCGTCCCGTGCTCGACGCGCTCGACGCGGTGCCGCAGCACGTCGTCGCCGCCGCGACCGCCGTCGGCTACCGCCCGGCGCGCCGGTTCTTCGGCGTCGAGCTGCCGCTGTCGGTCCCGGTGCTCGCGGCGGGCGTGCGGGTCGCCTCGGTCAGCAACATCAGCCTGGTCAGCGTGGGCGCGCTGATCGGGACCGGCGGGCTCGGGGTGCTGTTCACCGACGGCTTCCAGCGCGAGTACTTTTCGCCGATCGTGGTCGGGATCGTGCTCACGCTGCTGCTCGCGCTCATCGTCGACCTTCTCCTGGTGGGACTGAAGAAGCTGCTGACCCCGTGGGACGGTGCGGCACTCGCCCCGGCGAAGGAGATGGCGACATGA
- a CDS encoding ABC transporter permease produces the protein MIFDYFTDSAHWQGEEGIPNRLLQHLGYTGLALVIALVIAVPLGLYVGHTGRGGVVLVGASNTIRALPTLGLITFLFLLFTESGPVTTIGLVVLAIPPILAGTYAGVQATDHGVVDAAEGVGMTGWQRLWQVEVPIALPLLLGGVRNAVLQLVATAAVAAYVGLGGLGRYLLDGLAILDYSEVVAGAILTALLAIVLDLVLAGVQRALVPRGVRLAAAAASGKKVAVGGAE, from the coding sequence ATGATCTTCGACTACTTCACCGACTCCGCGCACTGGCAGGGCGAGGAAGGCATTCCGAACCGCCTGCTGCAGCACCTCGGCTACACCGGGCTGGCGCTGGTCATCGCGCTGGTCATCGCGGTGCCGCTGGGGCTCTACGTCGGGCACACTGGCCGCGGGGGCGTGGTGCTCGTCGGCGCGAGCAACACGATCCGCGCGCTGCCGACGCTCGGGCTCATCACGTTCCTTTTCTTGCTGTTCACCGAAAGCGGGCCGGTCACCACCATCGGGCTCGTGGTGCTGGCGATCCCGCCGATCCTCGCCGGGACCTACGCCGGGGTGCAGGCGACCGACCACGGCGTGGTCGACGCGGCCGAGGGCGTCGGCATGACCGGATGGCAGCGGCTGTGGCAGGTCGAGGTCCCGATCGCGTTGCCGCTGCTGCTCGGCGGCGTCCGCAACGCGGTGCTGCAGCTCGTCGCCACCGCGGCCGTCGCGGCCTACGTCGGGCTCGGCGGCCTCGGCCGGTACCTGCTCGACGGGCTCGCCATCCTCGACTACAGCGAGGTGGTGGCGGGCGCGATCCTGACCGCGCTGCTCGCGATCGTGCTCGACCTCGTGCTCGCGGGCGTGCAGCGCGCGCTCGTACCGCGCGGGGTGCGGCTCGCGGCGGCCGCCGCGAGCGGCAAGAAGGTCGCCGTGGGAGGTGCCGAGTGA